Genomic DNA from Niabella ginsenosidivorans:
TATTTCCATTTCCCGGGCAGATAGTTTGCCGGCCACTTCCGGTGCGCGGAAAGAGTTCACTACCTTGCGCGCTATAGAAAGGCTCATGGGCGACCCGCCTTCATACAATTCGCGTAAAGAAGCAATGATCTTATCCGGTGCCGCATCTTTTAATAAGTAGCCGCTTGCGCCTGCGGCAAGCGCTTCAAAAACCTGGTCGCTGTCCTCAAAAACGGTAAAAATGATAAACTGCAACGAAGCATCCTGCAATTTCAGTTTACGGATGCATTCAATGCCCGACTGGCCGGGAAGCCCGATATCCATGATAACAATATCCGGTGCATCCTGCAGCAGATGCGCAAATGCATC
This window encodes:
- a CDS encoding response regulator, whose protein sequence is METICVSIVEDMAEIREGLRFLVNQTPGFHCLSVYGNAEDAFAHLLQDAPDIVIMDIGLPGQSGIECIRKLKLQDASLQFIIFTVFEDSDQVFEALAAGASGYLLKDAAPDKIIASLRELYEGGSPMSLSIARKVVNSFRAPEVAGKLSAREMEILNLLVKGFLYKEVAEKLFISIGTVRQHIHNIYEKLHVQNRTEAINKVFKSRG